TATATTTCACCAAGTGATGTAGTAATGATAGCAAGACAAAAAGCTTGTGAATCAATTTCATATACATACAATGAACCAACTATTTTTTACCCCTTTGCAAAAGGCATTGCCCTTGAGGCTAAAAAATATAATATAAAATCAGTATTTGTAAGTAATGGCTTTGAAAGCAAAGAAGTGATTGACGATATGAAAGGTATTATTGATGCAATAAACGTAGATTTAAAATCTTTTGATGAAAACTACTATAAAAAAAGTCTTGGTGGAAATTTAAATCAAATACTAGAAAATCTAATTCTCTTAAAAACAAATGGTATTTATACTGAAATTACAACTTTACTAGTTCCTACAAAAAATGACTCGAAAGAAGAGATAACAAATATTGTAAAGTTTATAAAAAACAATCTGGGGGAAAATACTGTTTGGCATATTTCTGCTTTTCATCCTGACTATAAAGAATTAAACCTTCCTAGAACTTCCTTTGAAAAACTAAAAGAAGCCTATGAGATAGCAAAAGAGTATGGATTAAAATATGTATATATTGGAAATATAGGATATGAAAATAATACATACTGCTCAAACTGTAATGAACTTCTTATATCAAGAGAGTTTTTTGATGTAAAACAATATAATCTAAAAAATGGTGCATGTCCAAAATGTAAGAAAAAACTTGAAGGAGTCTTTAATGGATATT
The DNA window shown above is from Halarcobacter mediterraneus and carries:
- the amrS gene encoding AmmeMemoRadiSam system radical SAM enzyme, whose translation is MNYYESSRKSKLKCLLCSYYCDLKDGQIGICGVNKHIDDKIKCLVYGHISAFNIDPIEKKPLYHFLPKSKSLSLGTVGCNFHCNFCQNYGISQEKKIDKSNYISPSDVVMIARQKACESISYTYNEPTIFYPFAKGIALEAKKYNIKSVFVSNGFESKEVIDDMKGIIDAINVDLKSFDENYYKKSLGGNLNQILENLILLKTNGIYTEITTLLVPTKNDSKEEITNIVKFIKNNLGENTVWHISAFHPDYKELNLPRTSFEKLKEAYEIAKEYGLKYVYIGNIGYENNTYCSNCNELLISREFFDVKQYNLKNGACPKCKKKLEGVFNGY